From the Limosilactobacillus panis genome, one window contains:
- a CDS encoding DUF1700 domain-containing protein: protein MNAREQYIEQLKKYLKGLSQADRDDAIDFYSEYIDDAGLTTVKEIVDKLGTPEQLSTDIIAKTTGSQPNGPASRPVNYVNDRRTRTILYICLAVVLIIFLGPLALGLLLGFFGLIIGGLASIFGLGIGAFALAGSLFATDVWGAIFYCGGGIALLGLLIIFVAIVVWAIKWLCRGCKNFVRYPRNKSKEGA, encoded by the coding sequence ATGAACGCACGCGAACAATACATCGAACAGTTAAAAAAATACCTGAAGGGCCTGTCACAGGCGGACCGGGACGACGCCATCGACTTCTACAGCGAGTATATCGATGATGCCGGGTTAACCACTGTTAAGGAAATCGTCGACAAGCTGGGCACGCCCGAGCAGCTGAGTACGGACATCATCGCCAAGACGACCGGCAGCCAGCCGAACGGCCCGGCCAGTCGACCAGTGAATTACGTAAACGACCGGCGGACCCGGACCATCCTCTACATCTGCCTCGCGGTGGTCCTCATTATCTTCTTGGGGCCACTTGCCCTGGGCCTTTTGCTCGGCTTCTTCGGCCTGATCATCGGCGGGCTGGCCTCCATCTTTGGCCTGGGCATTGGGGCCTTCGCGCTGGCCGGATCACTGTTTGCCACCGACGTGTGGGGAGCAATCTTCTACTGCGGGGGCGGGATTGCCCTCCTCGGCCTGCTGATTATCTTCGTGGCCATTGTGGTCTGGGCCATCAAGTGGCTTTGCCGAGGCTGTAAAAATTTCGTCAGGTACCCCAGGAACAAGTCTAAGGAGGGCGCATAA
- a CDS encoding ECF transporter S component: MTTEHDRIKRMTLMSMLTAIGVVFRIIRIPIPNVQPVTDMIMIVTLVLGIGFGISLAMMIMVVSNLVLGFGIWTVPQIIAYAVCVLTVAGLAKVLPIRKHLILQVILAGFLGFEYGFFVSIGMSIYGGFAAFIVYWLNGLLFDFYHAAGNLGFYFILYKPLTKMLKMYFKQ; this comes from the coding sequence ATGACAACTGAGCATGACCGCATCAAAAGGATGACATTAATGTCAATGCTCACGGCGATTGGCGTTGTTTTCCGGATCATTCGAATCCCGATTCCCAACGTCCAGCCGGTCACCGACATGATTATGATTGTCACCCTGGTATTAGGGATCGGGTTCGGCATATCGCTGGCCATGATGATCATGGTTGTTTCTAACCTGGTGCTGGGCTTTGGAATCTGGACCGTTCCCCAGATTATTGCCTACGCGGTCTGTGTGCTGACGGTGGCCGGTTTGGCCAAGGTCTTGCCAATTCGTAAGCACCTGATTCTCCAGGTTATCCTGGCCGGCTTCCTCGGTTTTGAGTACGGCTTTTTCGTCAGCATTGGGATGTCAATCTACGGGGGCTTCGCGGCCTTCATCGTTTACTGGCTGAACGGTTTGCTGTTCGATTTCTACCACGCGGCCGGGAACTTGGGCTTCTACTTTATCCTGTATAAGCCCCTGACCAAGATGCTGAAGATGTATTTTAAGCAGTGA
- a CDS encoding iron-containing alcohol dehydrogenase: MERQFDFLMPSVNFFGPGVIKKIGDRAKMLNMHKVLVVTGGHIVNMENGPVAQTLDSLKAAGVEYVVFDGAEENPKIRDIKKGKQIYLDNDCDSIITVGGGSAHDCGKGIGIILTNGDDITKLAGIETLGKPLPPLMAVNTTAGTGSELTRHAVITNEETHLKFVVVSWRNIPLVSFNDPMLMLDIPQATTAATGLDAYVQAVEPFVSVDHNDITDSQCEKAIKIIQKYLPEAVANGHNVEARTKMVEGEMLAGMAFNNANLGYVHAMAHQLGGQYDAPHGVCCALMLPVVEEWNIIACPDRFAKLAEIMGYDTTGMTTMEAAHKSIDGMRELAKAIGIPDSIKAIGAKPEDFELMAENALKDGNAFSNPRKGTKEDVIKLFQKAYDGIY; this comes from the coding sequence ATGGAACGTCAATTTGATTTTCTGATGCCAAGTGTGAACTTCTTTGGCCCGGGGGTCATCAAGAAGATTGGTGACCGGGCAAAGATGCTTAACATGCATAAGGTCCTGGTTGTTACCGGGGGGCATATCGTCAATATGGAAAACGGTCCGGTTGCCCAAACCCTGGACTCCCTGAAGGCGGCGGGTGTTGAATACGTTGTCTTCGATGGTGCGGAGGAAAATCCGAAGATTCGGGATATCAAGAAAGGTAAGCAAATCTACCTGGACAATGATTGTGACAGTATCATTACTGTTGGTGGGGGTTCTGCTCATGACTGTGGTAAAGGAATCGGAATTATCCTGACAAACGGTGACGACATTACCAAGCTTGCCGGTATCGAAACTCTGGGAAAGCCACTGCCACCACTGATGGCGGTCAACACCACTGCCGGGACTGGTTCTGAACTGACCCGGCACGCTGTTATTACCAACGAAGAGACCCACCTGAAGTTCGTTGTGGTTTCATGGCGAAACATTCCACTGGTTTCCTTCAACGACCCAATGCTGATGCTGGACATCCCACAAGCAACTACGGCTGCTACCGGTTTGGATGCCTATGTCCAAGCGGTGGAACCATTTGTCTCCGTTGACCACAACGACATCACCGATAGCCAATGTGAAAAGGCAATTAAGATTATCCAAAAGTACCTGCCAGAAGCAGTTGCTAATGGTCACAACGTGGAGGCCCGGACCAAGATGGTTGAAGGGGAAATGCTTGCCGGCATGGCCTTCAACAACGCCAACCTGGGCTACGTTCACGCCATGGCACACCAACTGGGTGGTCAATATGACGCTCCTCACGGTGTCTGTTGTGCACTGATGCTGCCAGTTGTTGAAGAATGGAACATCATCGCCTGCCCAGACCGCTTTGCTAAATTGGCTGAGATTATGGGCTACGACACCACTGGCATGACCACGATGGAAGCCGCTCACAAATCCATCGACGGGATGCGTGAATTGGCTAAGGCCATTGGTATTCCGGACTCTATCAAGGCCATTGGTGCAAAGCCAGAAGACTTCGAATTGATGGCCGAAAATGCCCTCAAGGACGGGAACGCCTTCTCCAACCCTCGCAAAGGGACCAAGGAAGACGTCATCAAGCTCTTCCAAAAGGCTTACGATGGAATTTACTAA
- a CDS encoding PadR family transcriptional regulator, translating to MKITITADLLDGMVLAILERQDYYGYALTQEMQKAISISESTMYPVLRRLNQGGYLTTYQQSYQGRNRRYYRITRKGEQHLSRVRKLWNDYKESLDRVFNASDKGEEQ from the coding sequence ATGAAAATAACCATTACTGCCGACCTCCTTGATGGGATGGTCCTCGCGATTCTTGAGCGTCAAGACTATTACGGGTACGCCCTCACCCAGGAGATGCAAAAGGCAATCTCAATTTCCGAATCCACGATGTACCCAGTCCTGCGGCGGCTCAACCAGGGTGGCTATTTGACCACCTACCAGCAGAGCTATCAGGGCCGCAACCGGCGCTACTACCGCATTACCCGCAAGGGCGAGCAGCACTTGAGCCGGGTCCGCAAGCTATGGAACGACTATAAGGAAAGCCTCGACCGGGTGTTTAACGCTAGCGATAAGGGGGAAGAACAATGA
- a CDS encoding ISL3 family transposase codes for MDNSIRTALGIKDTHLELDTNTKEDSIADHGDYIVVHLVQSYPMHCPHCGRLMYKNGIKIVNYHGADLHYKPTVWSIKKQKYICPASPQCPQTVTKLAPVEDVQYRHHIATSIKQRIMMQLVKNESQTDIADDFSVSGWTVRRVINHLDHVFKPNYHWLPRHIAFDDFHSGRFAPSGMSMILVNIENHRTLDIILSRRSSFLRNYFLRYSHRARLAVQTVTVDLYTPYRRLIQELFPHALIIADHFHVVAQAYRALNQTRIKVMNRAGKSSRQWRALKHFWKLLLTPSALLKYDNFWRRRNFGYAQLTDIEVIHRLLAFDDELKQAYQYYQDLILAVNHRSKSALNQLLAIKWTALPQAFQKVQRTLRTHRQEIIASFKYDHYTNGPVEGTNNKIKVIKRTAYGFRNFFHFRVRILISLPNSYIAINWHNKTAHVQGQARAA; via the coding sequence ATGGATAATTCTATCAGAACTGCTCTCGGAATTAAAGACACTCATCTTGAACTTGATACCAATACTAAAGAAGACTCGATTGCCGATCACGGCGATTATATTGTGGTCCATCTTGTTCAATCCTACCCCATGCATTGTCCTCATTGTGGCCGGCTAATGTACAAGAATGGCATTAAAATCGTTAACTATCATGGGGCAGACCTTCATTACAAGCCGACTGTTTGGTCGATTAAAAAGCAGAAGTATATTTGCCCAGCTTCTCCTCAATGTCCACAAACAGTGACGAAATTAGCTCCGGTCGAGGATGTCCAATATCGTCACCATATCGCCACGAGTATTAAGCAACGCATTATGATGCAACTGGTTAAGAATGAATCCCAAACTGATATCGCCGATGATTTTTCTGTTTCGGGCTGGACCGTCAGGCGCGTAATTAATCACCTTGATCATGTCTTTAAGCCTAACTACCATTGGCTTCCCCGTCATATTGCCTTCGATGACTTTCATTCTGGTCGCTTTGCGCCCAGCGGAATGAGCATGATTCTCGTAAACATTGAGAACCATCGAACGCTCGATATCATTCTTTCACGCCGGAGTAGCTTTCTTCGCAATTACTTCCTGCGTTATAGTCACCGCGCTCGTTTAGCGGTTCAAACTGTTACGGTCGATCTCTATACTCCTTACCGCCGCTTGATTCAAGAGCTATTTCCGCATGCTTTAATTATCGCGGACCACTTCCATGTCGTAGCTCAAGCTTATCGTGCCCTGAACCAAACTAGGATTAAAGTAATGAACCGTGCCGGAAAAAGTTCCCGGCAATGGCGAGCTCTCAAACATTTTTGGAAACTGCTCTTAACCCCTAGTGCACTCCTCAAGTATGATAACTTTTGGCGCCGCCGCAATTTTGGTTACGCCCAGCTAACTGATATTGAGGTTATTCATCGTTTATTAGCTTTCGACGACGAGCTTAAGCAGGCCTATCAATATTACCAAGACCTGATTCTAGCAGTTAATCATCGGAGTAAGTCAGCTCTCAACCAACTATTAGCTATCAAATGGACCGCGCTTCCCCAAGCGTTTCAGAAGGTCCAACGCACTCTGCGAACCCATCGTCAAGAAATCATCGCCAGCTTCAAATATGATCATTACACGAATGGTCCCGTTGAGGGTACAAACAATAAGATTAAAGTTATCAAACGGACTGCCTATGGCTTTCGTAACTTCTTCCACTTCCGCGTTCGTATCCTGATTTCCCTGCCGAATTCTTATATCGCCATTAATTGGCATAATAAAACAGCTCATGTCCAGGGTCAGGCAAGAGCTGCATAG
- a CDS encoding NADPH-dependent FMN reductase: MKKVAILIGSVRPNRRSKQVADWLRVQLMKSQQVHFDVVDLKKVNLPMLDEPHIPFTGLYTHAKTRKWSKLVQSYDGFIFLFPQYNWGYPAALKNAIDYLAKEWQGKPVSLVTFGGHGGNQAQAAMRLVVTGLKMKQLAVNPQISLMPGDSLATADYRLHTHDDEAALLRQEFENVL; the protein is encoded by the coding sequence ATGAAGAAAGTGGCAATTCTGATTGGTAGTGTCCGGCCCAACCGACGGAGCAAGCAGGTGGCCGACTGGCTGCGGGTCCAGTTGATGAAGAGTCAGCAGGTTCACTTCGATGTGGTTGACTTGAAGAAGGTTAACCTGCCGATGCTGGATGAACCGCACATCCCCTTCACCGGCCTCTACACCCATGCCAAGACCCGGAAGTGGAGTAAGTTAGTTCAGTCATATGACGGCTTTATCTTTCTCTTCCCCCAGTACAACTGGGGTTATCCAGCGGCCCTGAAGAACGCGATTGACTACCTGGCCAAGGAATGGCAGGGGAAGCCGGTTAGCCTGGTTACCTTTGGCGGTCACGGGGGCAACCAGGCCCAGGCAGCAATGCGCCTAGTAGTCACTGGCCTCAAGATGAAGCAGCTGGCGGTCAACCCGCAAATCAGCTTGATGCCGGGTGACTCCCTGGCCACGGCCGATTATCGCCTGCATACCCATGATGATGAGGCGGCCCTGCTTCGTCAGGAATTTGAAAATGTCTTATAA
- a CDS encoding OsmC family protein, whose product MSTYKVRATKTTTGMQVAAGARGFEITFDEPNSTNTGMNPVEILLASFGACQSITATELARKRHFDLRAFWVDVEGDLGREEVDGQKLYKFTEIRYEPHLRSDESDEDIKQFLADVAKSCPVENTLMHGAKFKQTGFVKE is encoded by the coding sequence ATGAGTACCTACAAAGTTAGAGCAACAAAGACCACCACGGGAATGCAGGTTGCGGCCGGGGCCCGCGGCTTTGAAATTACCTTTGACGAGCCGAACAGTACCAACACGGGGATGAACCCGGTGGAGATCCTCCTCGCCTCATTTGGGGCCTGCCAATCCATCACCGCCACCGAACTCGCCCGGAAGCGACACTTTGACTTACGGGCCTTCTGGGTCGACGTCGAAGGGGACCTCGGCAGAGAAGAGGTCGACGGCCAAAAGCTCTACAAGTTCACCGAGATTCGCTACGAGCCCCACTTGCGCAGCGACGAATCGGACGAAGATATTAAACAGTTCCTGGCAGACGTGGCCAAGAGCTGCCCGGTGGAGAACACCCTGATGCACGGGGCTAAGTTCAAGCAAACCGGCTTTGTTAAGGAATAA
- a CDS encoding DUF4430 domain-containing protein, with product MKMMKWIAGLVTVFLAFLFLNGIKGNNTPAQASNNIKVTYTLKKNNKQFANKKVTVKDNATVLNGLKKGWKVKIADKDMVSSIDGHSQNNKKKIYWTYTINGKSSNKSVMQQHVKNNDHVVFNLSKMSN from the coding sequence ATGAAAATGATGAAGTGGATTGCAGGATTAGTAACGGTTTTCTTAGCTTTTCTGTTCTTGAATGGGATTAAGGGTAACAACACGCCGGCCCAGGCCAGCAACAATATCAAGGTTACCTACACCTTAAAGAAGAACAACAAGCAGTTCGCTAACAAGAAGGTCACGGTTAAGGATAACGCCACCGTCCTGAACGGCCTCAAGAAGGGCTGGAAGGTCAAGATTGCCGACAAGGACATGGTATCTTCAATCGATGGTCACAGCCAAAACAACAAGAAGAAAATCTACTGGACCTACACGATCAACGGCAAGTCCAGCAACAAGTCGGTAATGCAACAGCACGTTAAAAACAATGACCACGTTGTCTTCAACCTCAGTAAGATGAGCAATTAA
- a CDS encoding DNA methyltransferase has product MTKSARNKTIDFDLAHAPAGVLTQIKTAADDLTTIKKVVDQSINGDSFSILPQLPDKVADLALVDPPYNLNKQYDGLHFKRLADNDYQTYTQRWIDALKPKLKPDASLYVFADWQTSIALAPVLGKNFIIKNRITWQREKGRGAKTNWKNGMEDIWFLTMNIKDYTFNVNQVKQRRQVVAPYRENGQAKDWQETKVGRFRDTMPSNFWDDISIPYWSMPENTGHPTQKPEKLLAKTILASSNPGDVVLDPFAGAGSSLVTAKKLGRHFIGIEQSKLYTAWGIYRLMKANDDRSIQGYTDGVFWGRNTGALQRASKK; this is encoded by the coding sequence ATGACGAAATCAGCCCGGAACAAGACAATTGATTTTGACCTTGCACACGCACCCGCGGGCGTTCTTACCCAAATTAAAACAGCGGCAGATGATCTCACAACCATAAAAAAGGTGGTAGACCAGAGCATCAATGGTGATTCGTTTTCCATCCTCCCCCAGTTACCGGATAAGGTGGCCGACCTGGCCCTGGTGGACCCGCCCTACAACCTCAACAAGCAGTATGACGGGCTTCACTTTAAACGCCTGGCGGATAATGACTACCAGACCTACACCCAGCGCTGGATTGACGCCTTGAAGCCAAAACTAAAGCCGGACGCCAGCCTTTACGTCTTCGCGGACTGGCAGACCAGCATCGCCCTGGCGCCGGTTCTGGGCAAGAACTTCATCATCAAGAACCGGATTACCTGGCAACGGGAAAAGGGACGGGGCGCCAAGACCAACTGGAAGAACGGGATGGAAGACATCTGGTTTCTGACCATGAACATCAAAGACTACACCTTCAATGTCAACCAGGTAAAGCAACGGCGACAGGTGGTCGCCCCTTACCGAGAAAACGGTCAGGCAAAAGACTGGCAAGAAACGAAGGTGGGGCGCTTTCGGGACACCATGCCGTCTAACTTCTGGGATGATATTTCGATTCCGTATTGGTCGATGCCGGAAAACACCGGTCACCCTACCCAGAAGCCGGAGAAGCTGTTAGCAAAGACGATTCTCGCCAGTTCTAACCCCGGGGATGTGGTCCTCGACCCGTTTGCCGGGGCCGGGTCAAGTTTAGTTACGGCTAAAAAACTGGGGCGTCACTTTATCGGAATTGAGCAGAGCAAACTCTACACAGCCTGGGGAATTTACCGCCTGATGAAGGCCAATGATGACCGCAGCATCCAGGGCTATACGGATGGTGTCTTTTGGGGCCGCAATACCGGTGCTCTGCAACGCGCTAGTAAAAAGTAA
- a CDS encoding DUF4097 family beta strand repeat-containing protein: MKKALSIGGILVIIGAIMVAVGFFSHPQPFHPFDEEIFNHVNKQTLTKQHFDRVKVTAASADVKVRQGDHYGAYYYGKKHAALQTTVKDGQLIVSQTTAVKTKHFSVSWSDDSNDQIVITVPKNKQVRDLTIKGNDDVTLKDTRFARVHVKTHGGDVTVNNSKIKGGTIDSASGDIRSANSRLTATKLNSASGDTDLYKVTVNGGQADLSSGDFTARKLTVNGHYLVNNQDGDNEAHALNDPGVILTSDDGNVSLGHQEKDDGGTLERNTDNPNLIRMITQDGDNSFD, translated from the coding sequence ATGAAAAAAGCACTTAGTATTGGGGGCATCCTCGTCATCATCGGGGCCATCATGGTGGCTGTGGGCTTCTTTAGCCATCCCCAGCCTTTCCACCCCTTCGACGAGGAGATATTCAACCACGTCAATAAACAGACACTGACTAAGCAACACTTCGACCGGGTCAAGGTCACGGCGGCCTCCGCGGATGTCAAGGTCCGGCAGGGCGACCACTACGGCGCATACTACTACGGCAAGAAGCACGCGGCTTTGCAGACGACGGTCAAGGACGGCCAGCTTATCGTTAGCCAAACCACTGCCGTTAAGACGAAGCACTTTAGCGTCTCCTGGAGTGATGATAGCAACGACCAAATCGTTATCACGGTGCCAAAGAACAAGCAGGTCCGGGACTTGACTATCAAGGGTAATGACGATGTTACCCTAAAGGACACCCGTTTTGCTCGGGTTCACGTCAAGACGCACGGCGGTGACGTCACCGTCAACAACAGTAAGATTAAGGGTGGCACGATTGACTCCGCATCCGGCGACATTCGATCCGCCAATAGTCGGTTAACGGCCACCAAGCTTAATTCCGCCAGTGGCGACACTGACCTCTACAAGGTAACCGTTAACGGTGGGCAGGCCGACCTATCTTCGGGTGACTTCACAGCCCGCAAGCTGACGGTCAATGGCCACTACCTCGTCAATAACCAAGATGGGGATAACGAGGCCCACGCCCTGAACGATCCGGGGGTAATTCTGACTAGCGACGACGGCAACGTCAGTCTGGGCCACCAGGAAAAGGACGATGGTGGAACCCTCGAACGCAACACCGATAATCCTAACCTCATCAGGATGATAACCCAAGACGGGGACAATTCATTTGATTAA
- a CDS encoding Rrf2 family transcriptional regulator, which yields MKYSHRLSDAVHILVYIEILGSASSSTIADSVNSNPSLIRRLIARMVKAGILNRKGKGNEIAISLTRPANQVSLLDVYQAVEDHQHFLNVDQEVNHNQPLGRSMPAVLSEAYGQVQIAAEQEMAQISLQSVVDAVRAKMEE from the coding sequence ATGAAATATTCGCACCGGCTGAGCGACGCCGTACACATCTTGGTATACATAGAAATTTTAGGGAGTGCTAGCAGCTCAACAATTGCTGATAGTGTCAATTCAAATCCCAGTTTGATTCGGCGCTTGATCGCCCGGATGGTCAAGGCGGGGATCTTAAACCGCAAGGGCAAGGGGAACGAGATTGCAATCAGCCTGACGCGGCCGGCGAACCAAGTCAGTCTCCTCGATGTCTACCAGGCGGTGGAGGACCATCAGCACTTCTTAAACGTTGACCAGGAAGTCAACCACAACCAGCCCCTGGGCCGCAGCATGCCGGCGGTCCTTAGCGAGGCGTATGGACAGGTACAGATTGCCGCGGAACAGGAAATGGCCCAGATTAGCCTGCAGTCGGTTGTCGATGCGGTCCGGGCGAAGATGGAAGAATAA